The DNA segment ATTTTCGAGTAGACAGGGATAGTCTCCTGACGGAAAACCCATTGGAGCACTGCGAAAGTACATAACAGCCGCAGTACTGGTGCATTTTCGTATTGCTCTCCCTCCTTCTCTAAGTCCTAAGCGTAGCTTGGCAAAGCTTTTTCTTATCAAAATGAGGTAAAAACTCGATTCAACATGAAAGTCGAAGTATACACCGCGCCTGAAGATCCAAACTCTGATGAGATGAAAGAGTTCTTAGAGAGCAGAGGTGTTAACTACGAAGAGAAGTGCGTGGTGACGCAACCGGAGCTTTTCGATGAACTGGTTGGCAGAACCGGGCAAGGTTCAGTCCCTGCTTGCATAGTTGAAGGAGACATCTTCGTCGGCTTCAATCCTCGAGTGAAGCGGAGACTAACTCGGGCTTTGGACAAGAACAGGTGACACTGCTTGTACGAATTCGCAATCATTGGTTCTGGAGTCACAGGCTACGGTGCTGCCATGTATGGCGCCCGGCTGGAGATGCGCACTGTTGTAGTGGGCGATGAAGAAGGAGGCACAATAACCCTCACCGACGAGGTTTCAAATTATCCGGGTTTCATTGAACTGACAGGTACGGAACTCGCAGAGAAACTGAAGGAACATGCTTTGGATTATCCTGTGCATCTTGAAAGCGGCAGAGTAATTGATTTGTTTCGGTGTGACGAAGGCTGCTTCTATCTTGTTACCGAGTCAAGGACCTATCTATCAAGAACTGTCCTCATAGCAACAGGCATGGAAGACAGAGAACTGG comes from the Candidatus Thorarchaeota archaeon genome and includes:
- a CDS encoding glutaredoxin family protein, encoding MKVEVYTAPEDPNSDEMKEFLESRGVNYEEKCVVTQPELFDELVGRTGQGSVPACIVEGDIFVGFNPRVKRRLTRALDKNR